The following proteins are co-located in the Telopea speciosissima isolate NSW1024214 ecotype Mountain lineage chromosome 9, Tspe_v1, whole genome shotgun sequence genome:
- the LOC122639402 gene encoding trihelix transcription factor ASIL1-like, producing the protein MDGSDAATSTALPSPPPRSSYNPSPFREDYWTEDATFTLIEAWGDRYVELNGGNLRKKRWQEVADAVNAYHGANKKACRTDVQCKNRIDTLKKKYKIEKARILGSDRTLTSKWPFYYRLDGLIGPTVPAEKSSPPHALPLPYRNTALSLPHASPVPLSVRYGKEKRPSPAVDDSFFRRNFFAAAAAADDDDVDSGSSRSSMDSWRRDGEVNGFRLLAQAISSFGEIYEKVEGAKQRQMVELEKQRMQFAKDLEFQRMKLFMNTHVQFEKIKRAKERAATSDSYL; encoded by the exons ATGGACGGATCCGACGCCGCAACCTCGACGGCGCTACCCTCGCCACCGCCACGTTCCTCCTACAACCCTTCACCCTTCCGTGAGGACTACTGGACCGAGGATGCCACCTTCACCCTAATAGAAGCATGGGGCGACCGTTACGTCGAGCTCAACGGCGGAAACCTCCGTAAAAAACGCTGGCAAGAGGTCGCCGACGCCGTTAACGCCTATCACGGCGCCAACAAGAAGGCCTGTCGCACTGATGTCCAGTGTAAGAACCGCATTGACACCCTAAAGAAAAAGTACAAGATCGAGAAAGCTCGGATTCTTGGCTCTGATAGAACCCTAACCAGTAAATGGCCCTTCTATTATCGCCTCGATGGACTAATTGGGCCCACTGTACCTGCTGAGAAGTCTTCGCCTCCGCATGCCCTTCCTTTACCCTATCGAAATACCGCTCTTTCGCTCCCTCACGCTTCGCCAGTCCCGCTCTCGGTTCGATACGGTAAGGAGAAGCGGCCTTCCCCTGCTGTTGATGATTCGTTCTTCCGTAGGAATTTTTTtgcagctgctgctgctgc tgatgatgatgatgtggattCTGGATCGTCGAGGTCGAGCATGGATAGCTGGCGGAGGGATGGGGAGGTAAATGGCTTCCGTCTGCTGGCGCAGGCAATTTCGAGTTTTGGTGAAATTTATGAGAAGGTGGAAGGGGCCAAGCAACGGCAGATGGTTGAATTGGAAAAACAGAGGATGCAGTTTGCTAAGGATTTGGAGTTTCAAAGGATGAAGCTTTTTATGAATACTCATGTTCAGTTTGAGAAGATTAAGCGTGCTAAGGAGAGAGCTGCTACTTCTG aTAGTTACCTATAG